A genomic region of Streptomyces rimosus contains the following coding sequences:
- a CDS encoding lycopene cyclase family protein: MYDTEVAVVGGGAAGLSLAHRLCAPLPGARGPRVTVVDAPPGPLRPPERTWCYWEVPGGEYDGVLAASWDRLRVHGADGAEVTGRPGPLRYKMMRSGAFEQLVGARLAATPAADRLTAVVEDVRALPDGAEVRGVTPEGGPLRLRARWVFDSRPLPALPPARTTLLQHFHGWFIRTERPEFDPTTADLMDFRTPQPDHGLSFGYVLPLSPYEALAEYTEFSAAPLDEAAYHRALRHYLAEVRALGPYRITASEQGVIPMTDARFPRAAGPRVFRIGAAGGATRPSTGYTFAAVQRQTRAIATAFHQGRTPAPPPPHSARSRLMDAVLLRALDSGRIDGADFFTGLFRGVPMERLLRFLDGGTRLREDLSIGLHTPVRPMLRTVAELPRLRRRPPARPART; this comes from the coding sequence GTGTACGACACGGAGGTGGCCGTCGTGGGCGGCGGCGCCGCGGGCCTGTCCCTCGCCCACCGGCTCTGCGCCCCGCTGCCCGGGGCCCGCGGCCCCCGGGTGACCGTCGTGGACGCGCCGCCCGGACCGCTCCGTCCCCCCGAGCGCACCTGGTGTTACTGGGAGGTGCCCGGCGGCGAGTACGACGGCGTCCTGGCGGCCTCCTGGGACCGGCTGCGCGTGCACGGCGCCGACGGCGCTGAGGTCACCGGGCGCCCCGGGCCGCTGCGGTACAAGATGATGCGCTCCGGCGCGTTCGAGCAGCTGGTGGGGGCCCGGCTCGCCGCGACACCGGCCGCGGACCGGCTGACGGCCGTGGTCGAGGACGTACGCGCGCTGCCGGACGGCGCCGAGGTCCGCGGCGTGACGCCGGAGGGCGGCCCGCTGCGGCTGCGCGCCCGCTGGGTCTTCGACTCCCGGCCGCTCCCGGCCCTGCCGCCCGCCCGCACCACCCTCCTCCAGCACTTCCACGGCTGGTTCATCCGCACCGAACGCCCCGAGTTCGACCCCACGACCGCCGACCTGATGGACTTCCGCACCCCGCAGCCGGACCACGGCCTGTCGTTCGGCTACGTCCTTCCGCTCAGCCCGTACGAAGCGCTGGCCGAGTACACCGAGTTCTCCGCCGCCCCGCTCGACGAGGCCGCCTACCACCGCGCGCTGCGCCACTACCTGGCGGAGGTCCGCGCGCTGGGCCCGTACCGCATCACCGCCTCCGAGCAGGGCGTCATCCCGATGACCGACGCGCGCTTCCCGCGCGCTGCCGGGCCCCGCGTCTTCCGTATCGGCGCCGCCGGCGGCGCCACCCGGCCGTCCACCGGCTACACCTTCGCCGCCGTCCAGCGCCAGACCCGGGCCATCGCCACCGCCTTCCACCAAGGCCGTACCCCGGCCCCGCCGCCCCCGCACTCCGCCAGGTCGCGGCTGATGGACGCGGTCCTGCTACGGGCCCTGGACAGCGGGCGCATCGACGGCGCCGACTTCTTCACCGGGCTGTTCCGCGGCGTACCGATGGAACGGCTGCTGCGCTTCCTGGACGGCGGCACCCGCCTGCGCGAGGACCTGTCCATCGGCCTGCATACTCCCGTACGGCCCATGCTGCGCACCGTGGCGGAACTGCCCAGGCTGCGCCGCCGCCCGCCCGCGCGCCCGGCCCGTACGTAA
- a CDS encoding DUF2992 family protein, whose protein sequence is MPSTFTVFFEDPYWVGVLEIAGPDGVRVRAARPYRPNPKRLARAAAREQAARPLSTAAQEALARSFAQAKTENRAAAKRRRAAEDERRRSRAREKAKARHRGR, encoded by the coding sequence ATGCCGAGCACGTTCACCGTGTTCTTCGAGGACCCCTACTGGGTCGGCGTTCTGGAGATCGCCGGGCCGGACGGCGTACGCGTACGCGCCGCGCGCCCGTACCGTCCGAACCCGAAGCGGCTGGCCCGCGCCGCCGCCCGGGAGCAGGCGGCCCGCCCGCTGAGTACCGCCGCGCAGGAAGCCCTCGCCCGGAGTTTCGCGCAGGCGAAGACCGAGAACCGGGCCGCGGCCAAGCGGCGGCGGGCGGCGGAGGACGAGCGGCGCAGGTCGCGGGCGCGTGAGAAGGCGAAGGCCCGGCATCGGGGGCGCTGA
- the snpA gene encoding snapalysin, producing the protein MRPMRTVLTSVLGLGLAASLGTVPATAASAPAAPSGASVSTAASIAKYAGSAEEAKANKAFFQAVMKAAAAKRAANPGVLAVTVTYNASSAPTFRSQIARSTQIWNSSVNNVKLQEGSRADFTYREGNDARGSYASTDGHGRGYIFLDYRQNQQYNSTRVVAHETGHVLGLPDHYSGPCSELMSGGGPGPSCQNTNPNAQERARVDALWRNGIAARPAPAA; encoded by the coding sequence ATGAGACCCATGCGTACGGTTCTCACCTCCGTGCTCGGCCTCGGCCTGGCCGCCTCCCTCGGTACCGTCCCCGCCACCGCCGCTTCCGCTCCCGCCGCCCCCTCCGGCGCGAGCGTCTCCACCGCGGCCTCCATAGCCAAGTACGCCGGCTCGGCCGAGGAAGCCAAGGCCAACAAGGCGTTCTTCCAGGCCGTCATGAAGGCGGCCGCCGCCAAGCGCGCCGCCAACCCCGGCGTCCTGGCCGTCACCGTCACGTACAACGCCTCCAGCGCGCCCACCTTCCGCAGCCAGATAGCGCGCAGCACGCAGATCTGGAACAGCTCCGTGAACAACGTGAAGCTCCAGGAAGGCTCCCGGGCCGACTTCACGTACCGCGAGGGCAACGACGCCCGCGGCTCCTACGCGAGCACCGACGGTCACGGGCGGGGCTACATCTTCCTCGACTACCGGCAGAACCAGCAGTACAACTCCACCCGTGTGGTGGCCCACGAGACGGGCCACGTGCTCGGCCTGCCCGACCACTACTCGGGCCCCTGCAGCGAGCTGATGTCGGGCGGCGGCCCCGGCCCGTCCTGCCAGAACACCAACCCGAACGCGCAGGAGCGCGCCCGGGTGGACGCCCTGTGGCGCAACGGCATCGCGGCCCGCCCGGCCCCGGCCGCCTGA